GCAACGCCGCGGCGCTGCGGGCGGTGCTCTACCAGTGCCAGGACGCCGGGTTCCTCAACACCGGTGTCGGGCGCGGCTACAACACCTACGCCGACCCGTTGATCTGCAAGCCCGCCGCCGCCCAGTCGGTCGAGCAGCGCTATACCGGCCGCGAGTTCATCCTGCCCAACGTGACCCTCGACGCCCTGCCCAGCTCGGTCAACATCCCCCTGGACATCGGCGAGCCGGGCCAGCGCCCGTTCCTAACCCGGGGTTTCTGTTAAGGCCCGGTCGAGGATCTCCAGTCCTTCGGTGAGTTCGTCGTGGGTGGCGGTCAGGGGCGGCGCGATGCGGAACACGCCACCCATGCCGGGTAGCTGCACGACGTTCATGTGCAGGCCGAGTTCGAGGCAGCGCCGGGTCACCTCGGCGCCGACCTCGTCGGAGGCCAACTCGAGGCCGGCGAGCAGGCCGCGGCCGCGTACATCCGTGATGATCTCGTGTTTGTCGGCCAGGTCGAGCAGGCCGCTGCGCAGGAAGCTGCCCGACTCGGCGGCCCGCACGTCGAGCTTGTCGCGTTCGAGCACGTCGAGGACCGGGTTGCCGACCGCGGCGACCAGCGGGTCGGAGACGTGGGTGGTGAAGAACAGGTAGCCGCGCTCGTGTGCCCGCTCCTCGATCTCGGCGGAGGTGATCACGGCGGCGAGCGGCAGGCCGGCACCCAGCGTCTTGGAGAGGGTCAGGATGTCGGGCACGATGCCGTCGCGCTCGAAGGCATACCAGGCGCCGGTGCGGCACAGGCCGGTCTGCGCCTCGTCGACGATGAGCAGCATCTCGCGCTCGCGGCACTTGGCCGACAGCGCGGCCAGGTAGCCCTCCGGGAGATCGATCACGCCGCCGGAGCTGAGGATCGGCTCGACGATGCAGGCGGCCAGGCTGCCGACCGACTGGGCGTCGATCAGGTCGAAGGCGAGATCGAGTTGGCCCGGCCAGTCGAACTCGGCGCCGCCGCGCGCGAACGGCACCGGGATCGCGTAGTTGCCTGGAGCGGCGGGTCCGTAGCCCTTGCGCCCGGCGCTGTAGGTCGCGGCCGCCGCGGCCTGGGTCATGCCGTGCCAGGACCGGGCGAAGGAGACGATCTCGTGCTTGCCGGTGACCAGCTTGGCCATCCGGATCGCGGCCTCGTTGGACTCGGCGCCGGTGGTCAGCAGCAGCACCTTGGTCAACGGGTCGGGCAACGATCCGGCCAGGCGGCGCGCCAGATCCACCACAGGTGGGCTCAGCATGCCGCTGAACAGGTGGTCGAGCGTGGCCGCCTGGCCTTGGATCGTCGCCACGATCTCCGGGTGTGAATGCCCGAGGATGGCGCTCATCTGGCCCGAGGTGAAGTCGAGGACCCGCCTCCCGGACTCGGTGAACACATAGCTGCCCTCGGCGCGCACGATCACCTCAGGGGTGAACCGCCCGGCTGCCGAATACCGGATCAGGTGCCGGTCGACGTCGTCCCAGAAGCCCATGGGGCCACGCTAGACACCGCTTGCCTTGCTGGAAAGGGAAAGCCGACCGAGGTGCCGGGGCAGGAACTCGTTGTCGAGGCCGACCCAGCGGATGCTGCGGTGATCGCCCGGGTTCGCGTGGAGGGTCTTCTCTGTCGAGCCGAAGGCGTCGAACAACGCGAGCGCGTCGTGGCGGTCGACGTGCTCGTCGTTCCAGGGGAGCAGGAACTGGACCGGGACGGTGATCTCTCGTGCCGCCTCGATCAGCGCCTCGTGCGGGAAGAACCCGCCACCGAAGATGGCCGCACTGATCCTGGGCTCGGCCGCGGTCAGCGGAATCCCGATCGCGGTGCCCAGCGTGATGCCGCCGCCGTAGCCGATCGGCCCCTCGATCCCGAGCTCCTGCTGCACGGCGTCGATGGTCGCCTGCCATTCGGGGACGGCCCGCTCCGCCAGCGAGGTGCCATAGCGGATGGTGACCGAGCGGAAGGCGTCGTTGTCGCCCGCGGCCAGGGCCTGCCCGAGGTCGGCGCGGGCCTGCTCGTCTTCCGCCGAGCGGGTGCGGTCGCCGTGGCCGGGGGCGTCGATGGCGACCACAGTGAAACCCCAGGTCGTCACGGC
This genomic interval from Asanoa ferruginea contains the following:
- a CDS encoding aspartate aminotransferase family protein, with product MGFWDDVDRHLIRYSAAGRFTPEVIVRAEGSYVFTESGRRVLDFTSGQMSAILGHSHPEIVATIQGQAATLDHLFSGMLSPPVVDLARRLAGSLPDPLTKVLLLTTGAESNEAAIRMAKLVTGKHEIVSFARSWHGMTQAAAAATYSAGRKGYGPAAPGNYAIPVPFARGGAEFDWPGQLDLAFDLIDAQSVGSLAACIVEPILSSGGVIDLPEGYLAALSAKCREREMLLIVDEAQTGLCRTGAWYAFERDGIVPDILTLSKTLGAGLPLAAVITSAEIEERAHERGYLFFTTHVSDPLVAAVGNPVLDVLERDKLDVRAAESGSFLRSGLLDLADKHEIITDVRGRGLLAGLELASDEVGAEVTRRCLELGLHMNVVQLPGMGGVFRIAPPLTATHDELTEGLEILDRALTETPG
- a CDS encoding dienelactone hydrolase family protein → MHFTVETSANGVVEREFTLGEITGVLWSPAGDSADPSPLVLMGHGGGQHKKTPAQLARARDAVTTWGFTVVAIDAPGHGDRTRSAEDEQARADLGQALAAGDNDAFRSVTIRYGTSLAERAVPEWQATIDAVQQELGIEGPIGYGGGITLGTAIGIPLTAAEPRISAAIFGGGFFPHEALIEAAREITVPVQFLLPWNDEHVDRHDALALFDAFGSTEKTLHANPGDHRSIRWVGLDNEFLPRHLGRLSLSSKASGV